The genomic window AGCGACCTCCATCGAACTGAAAATCACCGCCGAAAGTGACATTGCCTTCCTGCCGGGTCAGTACGTGAATATCCAGGTGCCGGGCACTAAAGAGGTCCGCGCCTATTCGTTCAGCTCCCTGACGGGCAGTCGGGACCTCAGCTTTCTGATCCGCAATGTGCCAGGCGGCTTGATGAGCTCCTGGCTGGTGGATACGGCCAAGCCCGGCGACAAGGTCAGTCTGACCGGTCCTATGGGCGTGTTCTACCTGCGTCCGATCGAACGCCCCATTCTGATGCTGGCCGGTGGTACCGGGCTGGCACCCTTTCTGGCCAAGCTCGAGTATATGAAGGCCCAGAATCTTACCGGTCAGCCCACGCACCTGATTTACGGTGTTACCAACGACGAAGATCTGGTGTATGTGGACCAGCTTGAGGCCTTTGCCCAGGAGATGGACAACTTCAGCGTTCGCACCGTAGTGGCCAGTGCTGAGAGTGAGCATCCACACAAGGGCTATGTCACCAATCATATGGCTGAGGCGCCGATCAACGACGGTGAT from Marinobacterium aestuarii includes these protein-coding regions:
- the benC gene encoding benzoate 1,2-dioxygenase electron transfer component BenC is translated as MSYNIALNFEDGVTRFVTCKEGETVLDAAYRAQINLPMDCSDGVCGTCKGTCHQGKFDLGDEYLDEALSEEEAGQGVVLTCQMVPSSDCVVEVPVASTMCKTGKAEVTGTVTEVKLISATSIELKITAESDIAFLPGQYVNIQVPGTKEVRAYSFSSLTGSRDLSFLIRNVPGGLMSSWLVDTAKPGDKVSLTGPMGVFYLRPIERPILMLAGGTGLAPFLAKLEYMKAQNLTGQPTHLIYGVTNDEDLVYVDQLEAFAQEMDNFSVRTVVASAESEHPHKGYVTNHMAEAPINDGDVDVYLCGPPPMVDAVLHYFREQGIKPNSFHYEKFTASAPGE